A region of Spiroplasma endosymbiont of Crioceris asparagi DNA encodes the following proteins:
- the mgtA gene encoding magnesium-translocating P-type ATPase produces the protein MFKKTKRKIIVPEGPIKYTNLSQAQILKEFNLENFGLNSKQVFDIKEKYGDNEIKEKRFNFFMVFLKTFFGPFNLILTFINIYSFYEYFKGAPEERDIVDLVGALIILTMIVLSGSIGFFQEVKSHIVMKKMFFDNIQYTKVIRNPETKLASITNSNSVIFVRESQKIDKSDLVIGDVVYLSNGDIIPADVKILWSNNLYVDQASLTGESFPVSKKSTNKQENYLEFEDVCYMGTTVTSGSAIAIVVSTGQNTYFATISSKTKEKREPSSFEKGIKKITLIIILFMLVVIPFVLIAQGLKLDLINHKDKPWINATIYAIAIAVGITPEMLPMIVTANLSYCYKKIKNKNVIVKNLNAVQNLGAIDILCSDKTGTITSGEINLSDVCDIRGVKNIYIEELLYFNSYFQTGFTNPIDNAVLASETISRPKILEYKKSWEIPFNFERKILSVIYEKDNQKQCVTKGAVEEVLKLCTKFFNGKTVEELNDKVKQDIHDTYIKKSLEGYRVIGIAHKLVDDDDIEEEMVFYGFGSFFDEPKTTSKKIIRRLATLGVETKILTGDNEIITKAICNKVDFKITSLVTGVEIDRMDDFDLERIVMRANVFVKLSPLHKARIINTLKGLGHVVGFMGDGINDAPVLRASDVAISFADASNIAQDAADVILMEDNLMVLEDGVIKGRSCLANMLKYIKVTIASNFGNVLSILIALFILSFNPMQPIHLLIQNLLYDITQFALIVDKVDYEYLQKPQKLKSNNLIKFAAINGSVSSIFDVLTFVTLLFIFKIGQGNAPSDFDIAQFNASWFIVGLLTQTAIVQVYRTQKIPFINSKPAMIVLLSSIFIILMAFLLPYTNVSKYIKMERPSYYFIPIAIGFGIGYVLLAQVVKMAYIKIFKEWL, from the coding sequence ATGTTTAAAAAAACCAAACGTAAAATAATTGTTCCGGAAGGTCCTATAAAATACACAAACTTATCTCAAGCACAAATTCTTAAAGAATTTAATCTTGAGAATTTTGGTTTAAATTCAAAACAAGTCTTCGACATAAAAGAAAAATACGGTGATAATGAAATTAAAGAAAAAAGATTTAATTTTTTTATGGTATTTTTAAAAACTTTTTTTGGGCCATTTAATTTAATTTTAACATTTATTAATATTTATAGTTTTTATGAATATTTTAAAGGAGCACCCGAAGAACGAGATATTGTGGATTTAGTGGGGGCACTAATAATTCTTACTATGATAGTTTTGTCTGGATCAATTGGTTTTTTTCAAGAAGTTAAATCCCATATTGTTATGAAGAAAATGTTTTTTGATAATATTCAATATACAAAGGTTATTAGAAATCCAGAAACAAAATTAGCAAGTATTACAAATTCAAACTCAGTAATTTTTGTAAGAGAATCCCAGAAAATTGATAAAAGTGATTTAGTTATTGGTGATGTTGTATATCTTTCAAATGGTGATATTATTCCAGCTGATGTAAAAATTTTATGATCAAATAATTTATATGTAGACCAAGCTTCTTTAACAGGAGAATCATTTCCTGTAAGTAAAAAATCAACTAATAAGCAAGAAAATTATTTAGAATTTGAAGATGTTTGTTATATGGGAACAACTGTAACTTCAGGAAGTGCAATTGCCATAGTTGTCTCAACTGGTCAAAATACATATTTTGCAACTATTTCTTCAAAAACAAAAGAGAAAAGAGAACCTTCTTCATTTGAAAAAGGTATTAAAAAAATTACATTAATTATCATTTTATTTATGTTGGTTGTTATTCCATTTGTGCTAATTGCTCAAGGACTAAAATTGGATTTAATAAACCATAAGGACAAACCATGAATTAATGCAACAATTTATGCAATTGCGATTGCTGTTGGAATTACTCCCGAAATGTTGCCAATGATTGTGACAGCTAATCTTTCATATTGTTATAAAAAAATAAAAAACAAAAATGTAATTGTTAAAAATTTAAATGCTGTTCAAAATTTAGGAGCAATTGATATTTTATGTTCAGACAAAACGGGAACAATTACTAGTGGTGAAATAAATTTAAGTGATGTTTGTGACATTAGAGGAGTTAAAAATATTTATATTGAAGAATTATTATATTTTAATTCATACTTTCAAACAGGGTTTACAAATCCAATTGATAATGCAGTATTAGCATCTGAAACAATATCAAGACCAAAAATATTAGAATATAAAAAATCATGAGAAATTCCTTTTAATTTTGAAAGAAAAATTTTATCAGTTATTTATGAAAAAGATAACCAAAAACAATGTGTTACAAAAGGTGCCGTTGAAGAAGTACTTAAATTATGTACAAAGTTTTTTAATGGTAAAACTGTTGAAGAATTAAATGATAAAGTTAAACAAGATATTCATGACACATACATAAAAAAAAGTTTAGAAGGTTATCGTGTTATTGGTATTGCACATAAACTTGTTGATGATGATGATATTGAAGAAGAAATGGTGTTCTATGGTTTTGGCTCATTTTTTGATGAACCTAAAACCACTTCAAAAAAAATTATTCGTAGATTAGCAACTCTTGGTGTCGAAACCAAAATTTTAACAGGGGACAATGAAATTATTACAAAAGCTATTTGTAATAAAGTTGATTTTAAAATTACAAGTTTAGTTACTGGTGTTGAAATTGATCGAATGGATGATTTTGATTTAGAAAGAATTGTTATGCGTGCAAATGTCTTTGTTAAATTATCACCATTGCATAAAGCGAGAATTATTAATACATTAAAAGGTTTAGGTCACGTTGTTGGATTTATGGGAGATGGAATTAATGATGCTCCTGTATTAAGGGCATCAGATGTCGCAATTTCTTTTGCAGATGCCTCTAATATTGCTCAAGATGCTGCAGATGTTATTTTGATGGAAGATAACTTAATGGTACTAGAAGATGGTGTTATTAAGGGAAGGTCATGTTTGGCTAATATGCTTAAATATATTAAAGTAACAATTGCTTCAAATTTTGGTAATGTTTTAAGTATTTTAATTGCTCTATTTATTTTAAGTTTTAATCCAATGCAACCAATTCATTTATTAATTCAAAATTTATTATATGACATTACTCAATTTGCTTTAATTGTTGACAAAGTTGACTATGAATATTTACAAAAACCGCAAAAATTGAAATCAAATAACTTGATTAAATTTGCAGCTATAAATGGTTCAGTGAGTTCAATATTTGATGTTTTAACTTTTGTTACTTTGTTATTTATCTTTAAAATTGGTCAAGGTAATGCACCATCTGATTTTGATATTGCTCAATTTAATGCATCATGATTTATTGTTGGTTTATTAACCCAAACAGCAATTGTGCAAGTTTATAGAACACAAAAAATTCCATTTATTAATTCTAAACCAGCAATGATAGTTTTACTTTCTTCAATATTTATTATTTTAATGGCATTTTTATTACCATACACTAATGTAAGTAAATACATCAAAATGGAAAGACCATCTTATTATTTCATTCCAATTGCCATCGGTTTTGGAATAGGGTATGTATTATTGGCACAAGTAGTTAAAATGGCATATATCAAAATATTTAAG